In the genome of Amphiura filiformis chromosome 4, Afil_fr2py, whole genome shotgun sequence, one region contains:
- the LOC140149690 gene encoding PR domain zinc finger protein 14-like codes for MKYINSARFAQEQNVVAVQRKDGLYYECCKDIPCGTELLVWYGECYTQFMGIPIAMKSNSYTNGNEKSENALDNSEGFQCDRCGKLFAYQYYRDKHLKYTRCVDTGNRGYPCQLCQRSFEKRDRLRIHILHVHEKHRPHVCSVCGKSFSQSSSLNKHLRVHSGERPYRCTFCSKSFTASSILRTHLRQHSGERPFKCRHCGRTFASHAAHDSHERRTHGQQ; via the exons ATGAAATACATCAACAGTGCTCGCTTCGCTCAAGAACAGAATGTGGTAGCGGTACAACGAAAAGATGGTCTCTACTACGAATGCTGCAAAGATATTCCATGTGGTACGGAGCTTTTGGTATGGTACGGGGAATGTTACACACAGTTTATGGGGATTCCAATTGCAATGAAAAGTAATAGCTACACAAATGGGAATGAAAAGAGCGAAAATGCTTTAGATA ATTCAGAAGGGTTCCAATGTGATCGATGTGGTAAGCTTTTTGCGTACCAGTACTATCGGGATAAGCACCTCAAGTACACACGATGTGTTGATACAGGGAACAGAGGCTATCCCTGTCAGCTTTGTCAACGCTCTTTTGAGAAACGAGACAGGCTACGGATACATATACTCCATGTTCATGAAAAACATCGACCTCATGTCTGCAGTGTTTGCGGCAAGTCATTTTCACAG TCATCAAGTCTGAATAAACATCTTCGTGTCCATAGCGGAGAGCGCCCCTACAGATGTACTTTCTGCAGTAAATCATTCACCGCATCCAGTATATTACGCACTCATCTCAGGCAACACAGCGGTGAAAGGCCATTTAAATGTCGGCATTGTGGGCGCACTTTTGCCTCGCATGCGGCACATGATAGTCATGAGAGACGCACCCATGGACAACAGTAA
- the LOC140149982 gene encoding uncharacterized protein, which yields MGSPVSPLAANIFMEHLEDIAIATAPMECKPKLWKRYVDDILEIVCKDKVNNLTDHLNQADDTDSIKFTFEKEADGKIPFLDTLIVRRDDGSVKLMVYRKATHTDQYLNFRSHHPLHQKLGVVRTLLHRKNKIVTEEQDKVEEETHIKGALQNCGYPE from the coding sequence ATGGGCAGCCCCGTTTCACCTTTGGCCGCCAATATTTTTATGGAACACCTGGAAGACATTGCTATCGCCACAGCCCCAATGGAATGTAAACCTAAGTTATGGAAGAGATATGTGGATGATATCTTAGAAATTGTTTGCAAGGATAAAGTTAATAATCTCACTGACCACCTGAATCAAGCTGACGACACTGACTCCATTAAATTCACCTTTGAGAAGGAAGCGGATGGTAAGATCCCATTTTTGGACACATTGATTGTTCGCCGTGATGATGGGTCAGTTAAGTTAATGGTATATCGGAAGGCAACACACACCGACCAATACTTGAACTTTAGGTCACACCACCCTCTGCACCAGAAACTTGGCGTCGTGCGTACCCTCCTTCACAGAAAGAACAAAATAGTCACGGAAGAGCAAGACAAGGTAGAGGAGGAAACACATATCAAAGGGGCTCTCCAAAATTGTGGTTATCCAGAATAA
- the LOC140149983 gene encoding surfactin synthase subunit 2-like, giving the protein MILKDLHEIIRGRESSNRSSSPHFSDYANDEHIYNTSTNHEDDKEFWDANLSTLPSDCNLAIQPPSENNHTNVVVYGAKENRREICPDSVGEIRRYCNSIEATEFHYFLACTSLVLQRYLGVDDFFIAVPVTSRTYLFADADGMFTNTVMFRVRVQKNQTMDDYVRYIRNEWLKTQSHSRYPLDQVTGLLWKAHGRSMSSLCSVSFNYKAQSLPHNALRIGSKHAKMPLSIVFNEEASTYHLLSEYAENLVDGGIVERLSDAVLRLCCEGFKINEVISKVEILSPTELRLLQSFSTSNDNAATCHQFVPVHREFENHALQDPTATAIFCEESYTSYGELHTISTKIATFLRCNLSTEDLRRRSVVMALKKNQYAIACSLGIWKAGGHFLPVPPSNQACLNDIFERETPAALIYDFHSAAVQALPPVTPMWKFQDMLESCEKECPIEEENIDTVVAGEDTAYIIRTSGSTGKPKQCRISHESLRILAEAWKVMCRYHNQLVNGDRNCTTATNQREDVLRRSV; this is encoded by the coding sequence ATGATTCTGAAGGATCTTCATGAAATTATCAGAGGTAGAGAGTCAAGCAACCGATCATCATCCCCACATTTCTCTGATTATGCGAATGATGAGCACATTTACAACACATCCACAAATCATGAGGACGACAAAGAGTTTTGGGATGCTAATTTATCTACATTACCAAGCGATTGCAATCTTGCAATCCAGCCACCATCGGAGAATAACCATACCAACGTTGTGGTGTATGGAGCAAAAGAGAATAGAAGGGAGATATGTCCAGATTCAGTGGGTGAAATCAGAAGATACTGCAACAGTATAGAAGCAACAGAGTTCCACTATTTTCTTGCTTGTACATCTTTGGTACTGCAACGATACCTTGGCGTTGATGATTTTTTCATTGCTGTTCCTGTGACATCCAGAACATACTTGTTTGCAGACGCTGATGGTATGTTCACCAACACTGTGATGTTCAGGGTAAGAGTCCAGAAAAATCAAACGATGGATGACTACGTAAGATACATCAGAAATGAGTGGTTGAAGACGCAGAGCCATTCGAGATATCCATTAGACCAAGTAACTGGATTGCTGTGGAAGGCACATGGTCGCAGTATGAGTTCACTGTGTTCTGTATCGTTTAATTACAAGGCCCAATCTCTTCCACACAATGCGTTACGAATCGGATCAAAACATGCCAAAATGCCCCTCAGCATAGTCTTCAACGAAGAAGCCAGCACGTACCACCTGTTATCCGAATACGCAGAGAATTTGGTAGATGGCGGAATAGTGGAAAGACTGTCCGATGCAGTTTTACGACTATGTTGCGAAGGCTTCAAGATCAATGAAGTGATATCCAAAGTGGAAATTCTTTCACCAACAGAACTCCGGTTACTTCAATCTTTTTCAACGAGCAATGACAATGCAGCAACTTGCCATCAGTTCGTGCCAGTGCACAGAGAATTTGAGAACCACGCCTTACAAGATCCAACTGCAACAGCGATATTTTGCGAGGAAAGCTACACATCGTACGGAGAACTACATACAATTTCCACAAAGATTGCAACTTTCTTGCGCTGTAATTTGTCGACGGAGGATTTGAGGCGAAGATCAGTTGTCATGGCTCTGAAAAAGAATCAGTATGCTATTGCTTGCAGTCTTGGCATCTGGAAAGCTGGAGGACATTTCTTGCCGGTACCACCGAGTAACCAAGCCTGTTTAAATGATATATTTGAACGAGAAACACCTGCAGCCTTAATATATGATTTCCACTCAGCAGCAGTACAAGCCCTTCCTCCAGTGACTCCAATGTGGAAATTTCAAGATATGTTAGAATCGTGTGAGAAGGAATGTCCGATTGAAGAGGAGAACATCGATACTGTGGTGGCAGGTGAGGACACAGCATATATCATCAGAACATCGGGGTCTACTGGAAAACCAAAGCAATGCCGCATTTCGCACGAAAGTCTACGAATTCTTGCTGAAGCTTGGAAAGTCATGTGCCGCTATCATAATCAACTTGTTAATGGCGACCGGAATTGCACAACTGCTACAAACCAACGGGAAGACGTCCTTCGACGAAGCGTTTAA
- the LOC140149984 gene encoding malonyl-CoA-acyl carrier protein transacylase, mitochondrial-like — MGKAVGTLLMFPGQGAEKRGMCMSMKGSAEAKAIFKRAKEVLGYDLLDILLSNNDTLAQKLKSTEFVQVSLLVSCIAKIEQLRKDRTGLIAKVTHVAGLSVGEFAALVFAGVIKFEDALHLVQERGKAMEFEVQRSPTGIVSVFGIGCEVLQNYLESNFPNMQISTYLADNQHTIAGKEHECEALTESLQKEFSEEIIDVRQLRVAGAFHSKYMSNASQGIDPIINGIEFKRPTLPVIMNASGTIVQDPQQIKTLLREQLVKPVQWKRSILAAYKNGVQSFVEVAPARILSSIVKNRIAQCQDCDAELVIV, encoded by the coding sequence ATGGGAAAAGCCGTCGGAACTTTGCTGATGTTTCCAGGCCAAGGTGCTGAAAAACGAGGCATGTGTATGTCAATGAAGGGCAGTGCAGAGGCGAAAGCGATTTTCAAAAGGGCCAAAGAAGTACTTGGCTATGACCTACTTGACATCTTATTAAGTAACAATGACACCCTAGCGCAAAAGCTGAAATCAACAGAATTTGTTCAGGTATCATTGCTTGTCAGCTGCATTGCCAAAATTGAGCAACTGAGGAAGGACAGAACAGGCCTGATAGCGAAAGTGACGCACGTGGCTGGACTTAGCGTGGGGGAATTTGCTGCGTTAGTTTTTGCCGGTGTTATCAAATTCGAAGATGCGCTGCATCTAGTTCAAGAACGTGGAAAAGCAATGGAATTTGAAGTACAACGATCGCCAACTGGGATTGTAAGCGTCTTTGGCATCGGTTGTGAAGTTCTTCAAAACTATTTGGAATCGAACTTTCCAAATATGCAAATATCAACCTATCTCGCTGATAATCAGCACACGATAGCCGGGAAGGAACACGAGTGTGAAGCGTTGACGGAATCCCTGCAAAAAGAGTTCAGTGAAGAAATCATCGATGTACGCCAGCTGCGTGTGGCAGGTGCGTTTCATTCCAAGTATATGTCAAACGCATCTCAAGGAATAGATCCAATAATCAATGGTATTGAATTTAAAAGACCAACTCTACCAGTGATAATGAACGCAAGCGGGACAATTGTTCAAGATCCACAACAAATCAAAACGCTTCTCCGCGAACAACTCGTGAAACCTGTCCAATGGAAGAGGTCAATACTTGCAGCTTACAAGAATGGAGTACAGAGCTTCGTCGAAGTGGCACCTGCGCGGATTTTGTCATCGATTGTGAAAAATAGAATAGCGCAATGTCAAGATTGTGACGCTGAACTTGTGATTGTGTAA